One window of the Benincasa hispida cultivar B227 chromosome 3, ASM972705v1, whole genome shotgun sequence genome contains the following:
- the LOC120072749 gene encoding DNA replication licensing factor MCM3 homolog 1: protein MDVGEEIRAAHKRDFLEFLEQDVGKGIYMDEIKAMINHKRHRLIINISDLHSFRDLGPRVLRNPSEYIQPFCDAVTETARSIDPKYLKEGEQVLVGFEGPFVSRRVTPRELLSQFIGSMVCVEGIVTKCSLVRPKVVKSVHFCPTTGGFTSREYRDITSNMGLPTGSVYPTRDDNGNLLVTEYGLCRYKDHQTLSMQEMPENSAPGQLPRTVDVIVEDDLVDCCKPGDRVAIVGIYKALPGKSKGSLNGVFRTVLVANNVSLLNKEANAPIYSPEDLKNIKKIAERDDTFDLLGNSLAPSIYGHSWIKKAVILLMLSGVEKNLKNGTHLRGDINMMMVGDPSVAKSQLLRAIMNIAPLAISTTGRGSSGVGLTAAVTTDQETGERRLEAGAMVLADRGVVCIDEFDKMNDQDRVAIHEVMEQQTVTIAKAGIHASLNARCSVVAAANPIYGSYDRSLTPTKNIGLPDSLLSRFDLLFIVLDQMDPDIDRHISEHVLRMHRYRSVLDGGEAGGSVYGKEDEAEADTSVFVKYNRMLHGKKTERGRKRDTLTIKFLKKYIHYAKHRIQPDLTDEASEQIATAYAELRNSTSNAKTGGTLPITARTLETIIRLSTAHAKLKLSRKVSKSDVEAALKVLNFAIYHKELTDMEEREQEREKELERKRRAEHQTVENDRPERSTKRRVEGSRTDTMEIDDPPSEPVPDLSAERIEAFNSLFGQHMRANHLDVISIADIENAVNAAADTHYTAAEIMLLLQRLQDDNRIMIADTMVHMIS, encoded by the exons ATGGACGTCGGCGAAGAAATTAGGGCAGCTCACAAGCGAGACTTTCTGGAATTCCTTGAACAGGAT GTTGGGAAAGGAATTTACATGGACGAGATCAAAGCCATGATCAATCATAAACGACATCGCCTCATAATCAACATTTCTGATCTTCATTCTTTCAGGGATCTTGGTCCCAG GGTGCTCAGGAATCCCAGTGAGTACATTCAGCCATTCTGCGATGCAGTCACAGAAACTGCTCGCAGTATTGACCCAAAATATCTCAAGGAAGGAGAGCAAGTTTTGGTGGGGTTTGAGGGCCCTTTTGTTTCGCGCCGTGTTACTCCCAGGGAACTTCTCTCTCAGTTCATTGGCTCTATGGTCTGCGTTGAGGGCATTGTTACCAAAT GTTCCCTTGTTAGACCAAAAGTTGTTAAAAGTGTCCACTTCTGCCCCACAACTGGAGGTTTTACCAGCCGTGAATACCGTGACATTACATCCAACATGGGCTTGCCCACAGGATCTGTATATCCCACAAGG GATGACAATGGCAACTTGTTGGTTACTGAGTATGGCCTGTGTAGATATAAAGATCATCAGACCTTATCAATGCAAGAAATGCCTGAGAATTCAGCACCTGGTCAGCTTCCACGAACAGTGGATGTCATAGTTGAGGATGACTTAGTTGACTGTTGCAAGCCAGGTGATCGTGTTGCTATTGTAGGAATATATAAAGCTCTTCCAGGAAAAAGCAAGGGCAGCTTGAATGGAGTGTTCAG GACTGTTCTGGTTGCTAACAATGTTTCTCTACTAAACAAAGAGGCTAATGCACCAATATATAGTCCTGAGGACTTGAAGAATATTAAAAAGATAGCGGAAAGAGATGACACATTTGACCTTCTTGGAAATTCTCTTGCACCTTCCATATATGGACATTCATGGATAAAAAAAGCAGTGATACTATTGATGCTTAGTGGCGTGGAGAAGAACTTGAAGAATGGCACCCACTTAAGAGG TGATATCAACATGATGATGGTTGGTGATCCTTCTGTTGCCAAGTCTCAACTTTTAAGGGCAATCATGAATATTGCACCCTTAGCAATATCCACGACAGGTCGTGGTTCATCTGGCGTTGGGTTAACTGCCGCTGTTACAACAGATCAGGAAACAG GTGAAAGAAGGCTGGAAGCTGGTGCAATGGTTCTTGCTGATCGAGGTGTTGTCTGTATTGATGAGTTTGACAAGATGAACGATCAAGATAGGGTTGCAATACATGAAGTCATGGAGCAGCAGACTGTGACTATTGCCAAAGCTGGCATTCATGCTTCACTGAATGCTCGGTGCAGTGTGGTAGCAGCTGCAAATCCCATATATGGATCT TACGATCGTTCATTGACACCAACAAAGAACATAGGTCTTCCAGACTCTCTACTCTCTCGATTTGATCTACTGTTTATTGTATTGGATCAAATGGATCCCGATATTGATCGTCATATTTCGGAACATGTGTTGCGTATGCACCGGTATCGTTCAGTACTTGATGGAG GTGAGGCTGGGGGCTCAGTGTATGGAAAAGAGGATGAAGCTGAAGCTGACACTTCTGTCTTTGTCAAGTATAATAGAATGCTTCATGGGAAAAAAACCGAACGTGGTCGGAAGCGTGATACTCTCACCATCAAGTTTCTTAAGAAGTACATTCATTATGCTAAGCATAGGATACAACCCGATCTAACTGATGAG GCATCTGAGCAAATTGCAACAGCATATGCAGAACTTAGAAATTCAACTTCAAATGCGAAG ACTGGAGGAACTCTTCCAATTACTGCGAGAACCCTGGAAACCATTATACGACTCTCAACTGCCCATGCAAAATTAAAGTTGAGTAGAAAG GTTTCCAAATCTGATGTCGAAGCTGCCTTGAAAGTTCTTAATTTTGCCATATATCATAAAGAGTTGACTGACATGGAAGAGCGTGAgcaagaaagagagaaagaactGGAAAGAAAACGCAGAGCTGAACATCAAACAGTGGAAAATGATAGACCAGAACGTAGTACCAAAAGAAGAGTGGAGGG CTCAAGGACAGACACCATGGAAATCGATGATCCTCCTTCCGAACCTGTACCTGATCTGTCTGCAGAAAG AATAGAAGCATTCAATTCTTTGTTTGGTCAGCACATGCGTGCAAACCACCTGGATGTTATATCTATTGCAGACATTGAGAATGCTGTTAATGCTGCAGCAGATACTCATTACACTGCAGCAGAAATAATGCTGCTCTTGCAG AGACTGCAAGATGATAACAGGATAATGATAGCTGATACCATGGTGCATATGATATCATGA